The DNA segment ATGTTAAGATGAGATACAGATGTTTCACTGTGCTCTGAATATTctaattttatataaatatccatGAAAGATACATGTGTTACTTGGAtttgttatcattttaataaacaCTTAATTTTCAATCTTTTGTTGTAATGTTTCTCCCACATACATATGTGAAATTGTTCTCACAGCCTTGCCAATTGCTGTTATTCACCCAACTTCCTTCTTTACAGCCAGTAAGAGGATCAGATTTCAACATGAGGATGTTTACTTCCTCAACTATCAATTATGGCTTACACAGTATCAGCTTGACTCTTAGTCATATACCAGTGTTAGTAATTTTAGTGATGATGATGtatgtggaaataaatgtgtgtacCCCACTCAAGAAAGTTAATGATGAGCAGGTTTTAATTCAGATGTGGTGGACATGTTGATCTGATTGGGAGTATGTTGTAGTTTACACAATAATAACTTGAAATTCAAaagtcttgtgttttctctcacacGTGTTAGACTTATTTAACATTACACATACcttgtatttattatgtttatatataaaggagtttttaaattattatatccGGCAGTCTGTGGCCGCTGAGGACCTCTAGTGGTGGTTTGGTGAAAGTACAAACTCCCTGGTTCATACCGCAGGCAGCCGGAGGTGCTGCAGGGACTCTGAACTGTTGGCAGCGGGACCACAAGTGCGGCTCTCGGACAAACTCGAAGAAACAATGTCGGTAACTTAGTTTGAGTCGTCGGTTCGCGATGTGACGACCAGAGAAGGTTCGATTCCTCTGTtctgacagaagaagaaagcgAAGAGAGAGAAGCGAGGATGAACtcaggtgagtgagagagagagagacaactgTTGTTCTTtgattcgtgtgtgtgtctgaaccaGGAAATTTCGAAAGCACTGCTTTAATAaccatttgatttatttctcaaacatacaaacaaacaaatacaatagatgtttatatatttatttcttatttatacaaataaacaatgcTACAGATATTTTATGTGGCTGAAGTTTATTGCGACTCCAGTCCCTGGTTAGACCTTTAAAtgtagactgtgtgtgtttgtgtgtgttttgtacaggcaatgctgcttttaaaaatgtattattatttaggGCATTTAACTTGTTTGTGCCAACAACCTGCAGATTAAATGACTTTAGAGCAGTCATTAACAAGATGGGGGAAGCAATTTATTAAATAGAATCCCAACTGAGTTGTAGTGAGGTAGAGGTCAACACCACAGCATTGTcaaacttgtttgtttgtttttcctacATAAATCATATTAATGGTGTCACTCTAtgaccccaccccccacacatacacactctcagGGGAGACCACCCTCCACTTTGAGAACCATTGCTGAGTGtttctgtaaatctgtgttGTGTACTACTCCATAGTTTGCTGAGTAGGGAAATAAAAAACCATCAACATGCCTTCCCATCAGCATGTTACGGTTACAGTCTTCCACAGAAGATTTTGGGGCACTAGTTCAGACAGATGTACCAGTTTGCGTGACTGTTCCCCAGTCCCTGTGACCCCCTCACTCTTCATCTCccatctgctgctcctcctcctctgccatgTTGACACGGGCCATTAGCTGGAttactgtgctgctgtgtgcagtGGCAGACAAAAGCCATGTGATATTTGAACCCCCACCCCCCGGAGAGGTGCTGTAGTACTTTACAGTTTTACACTAAGCTGTCAGGAtcaatgctgcagagaaaattTGACGAGTTAAGGATTGAAGCCCCATTAGAGCAACATCTGTCAGATTGAAAATACATCTGACATGCCGTCTGGATTTTGAGAACATGATTCTTACATTGTGTCAGATTAGAGCCATGGTCATTTTCTGGGCGGCTTTTTGGGGCGGCTgtggcaagatgctgaacccttGACGGCCCTTAATGACTGAGCCAGCAGTGATAggtgaaagtgctgcacatagatgcactgtatgaatgagtgtgtgaatgggtgaatgggaaAATGGTGCTGTACAGCACTttcagtggtcatcaagactagaaaagctgccaaataaatacagaccagtTACAATTTTCAACAATATTTTAGATTTAGCTTGACTGTGGTGCTGCTAAACTCAAAAtctcaagtgtgtgtatgttttttttcttctcctcaggcATGCACAAACCACCTCTGGCCCCGAAACCAAAGCTGGTGCAGGCCCAGAGGCCGGGGGtctctccctccaccaccaGAAGAGCCGGCCTTTCTCTCCCGTCTCCCGGCATGCCAAGGAGGGTCAAACCGGTACTGGCCCCCAAGCCCTGCCTCTCCAAACTCACATCCGCCACCGTGGGAACGAAACCCATCGCTTCGAAGAGCCTGCACCAAACATCTGTAACAGAAAACCCTTGCGCCGTTGGTCTGGTGAACTCTCAGAATGGAATACAGCAAGAGAACAAAAAACCAGATTGGGATTATATTATTCCTATTTGCTTGTGTAGCCAGGAAAACTGCCAATGCGTCAGGAGCACAGCGGCAAGCAGAGACAAAACGGAGAAAGAGTTGCAGAAGGgtaaaagtgaagaaaaacgAAAGATTCCCCAAACATCCAGAGGTGTGGTGGAAAGTGGTGAGAGAATGGACGCTAGTAAGAGCCACGTGATGAGTGATAAACCACCACAGTCTGCCTCTACCAATACCCACCTCACTCACCATAAACCTCTACAAGAGAGGCTCAATTTGGACAAAAATCCTCACACAGACATTACCTCCAGTCCTGTGGTGAACGTTAGGCCCTCTCTTCCTCACAGTACACGCAGCGATGAGTCAAATGGTAATGTAACACCTCAGGGTCCACCGGGGCGTGGGCCGAAGGAAGATGCTCTTGGCTCAGGGCAATTATCTTGCGTGACCCAACCCAAACCAGTCCCAGTGCCACGGAAACCCAGGGCAGCTGTTCTGGCTGCTCAGGAaaaggtggaggagcagagggaagagaCTATGAGCATGCaggaagggagggagatgaACGTCAGAGAGGTGAAGGTGTCATCGGAAGGGAAGGACAGCGCACCCCTGTCTGTCAGTGTACCTGTTAGTGAAAACAAGCAGCCGATTGTTCTGACTGTGAGAAAGGTCAGTGCTCCGCCCGCCCCTCCACCCAAGAAAAAGCCTTTTCTGTCTGCACCTGAGAGTGTGCCACCTGAGATGCTGCCAAAGGATGTGGACGAGGAGGACCTGGGCTGGGACAGCAGCGTTTATGAGATGGAGGTGTCGGTTGACATGGAGAACGAAGAGGTGGACAAGGAGATGGAAGGAAAGGAAGATCAGGAGAGAGTCTTCACGCATTGTCCAACTTCTAGCTTTTTGCTCAATCAGCCGGATATCAGCCAGCCTCCTGCCGTCACCGTGGCAGCCCAGAATGTTGCGCATAGAGCGCTTCCGAAGAAGCCGCAGAGACACAGCAGCCACAAGACGTTGATCCAGAGGAAGGAATCctctgaggagaaagaaagtggGAAATTAGGAGATAATGAGAAAAGGCAGGAGGTGCTTCCCCGACAAGATTGTGTTTTGAGGGAGAGAGCGATGAGGGAGCTGCCTCTGCCCCCAGATGAGAAAGCAAGAAGAAGCCTCCTACCACCTGGAATCATGAAGCCCCCACGGTCCAGCCTGGGCAAACAGAGAGCCAAGTCGTTCTCCGGTGCCGACCTTGTTTGCTCCGACACACCGAGGAAGAACTCCTTCCGGAAACTGCTGGACTTGAAGCTTTCGGTGAAGATGCTGCCTAAGCGGAAAGCGAGAGGAGGCCAGAGCCTGGACTGCACTGCCAACGACAATGAGCAAAGTGTTGATAATCACCAAGATGCATGTCAGAACCTCTCAGAGCATCTAAGATTGGAACGTAAATCATCCTGTCCTCTGATCGGAGTGGAGCAAAGCGTGGATGGAGATGACGTCCCCCCTGGGATGGATCACTATGAGAACATCCGTCACTATGAGGAGATCCCAGACTACGAGAACGTCTACGTGGGGAAGGCAGGGTCGTCTCCTGGGGCCTCCTTCTTACAGCCTCCGGCCTGGCAAGGCGACATGTACAATGATGAAGGGATTTATGAGGAGCAGGAGCCGTATATGACCTTtgagaaaaacactggaaaccAACAGTGTCACACACCGACAGACTATGAAAGGTAGATTGTGTTGGCTTTAATTTCTGTCTCTATATAACCTCACATATGAATTTCCTTTGAGGGAATAGAGGTGGCTGCTCTTGTTTTCTGAGTCCTGAGGCTTCTCGAAGCGGCAGCACTTATGTGTAAACGATTTCATGACAGAGTGTGACTGTGGATCATTtgtaaaaaaggaaacacaggtCACACTTTTAAGCAGGTCAGCTGAGTCGCACTATAatgccaggtatgaacagggccattgtctttttttttttgttgttacaGATTCCTGTCTGGGGAGTTTGACAAGTACGGCGGAGAGTTGCTTACAAAGCCTCTCAGGTGTTTGTGGGTTGGCCTAAGAATTCAGATGGCTCATCTAAACAATGCTTCTTTAAATATACACTTCATGCAACAGGTTGTGATCGAATGCAACACTGGAGAACCTTTGGTCTTAAAGTGCACGACAGCTCTGCAGCTTTTTAGTCTGAGGCTGAGAAGACACTTAAACTAAAAGTGTTTCAGTCTTTAAAGGGTTATCATCCGTTTCCACTCAAGGTGTTAAGATGTAGGTGATTATTTTGGTGTCACTCAAACACAATGGAGGAGAAAGATTTTTATCTGTGAGCTCAAAACATTATTGTTAAAAAGCGGAAACCAGGTTTCTGTGACTCTGCGCAATCACAATCACAATCTAgttttgatgatgatgtttaCACAAGTTGCTCCATTCATTTTCCAATTGACATGTTACAGAGAATAGTCTGATTATGACATTAGTTAGTAACTGCTACACATGCCAATGTCAAAAGGCTGCAAAAACTCCAATAGGATGTTACAATGTgaataagtaagtaagtaaataaatgttatttataaagcaccttttaGAACCAAAGTTACAGATTGctgtacaaaacaaacattaagataaaaacaggaaataactgaGTAAAGCACAAACaacagatgaataaaatctACACAGAGGACAAGCAAAAACAATGGAACCATAAGGACTAGACCAAGTTAAAATATTTACGCAATAGCTGAGTTTTTAACAACCTCTTAAAACTGATGACGCCTCTGCATTTTTTATAACTCAGGGAAGACGGTTCCAGAGGGTGGGAGCCATGACAGGAAATGTGAGGTCACCATTAGGTTTTATACTGGATGccttaattattttttattccaagtatgaccttattctgGTTCGAGTAATCAGacaatgctgtttacatgactgtgtcttattcagacttaAACTTAATCAGGTTAAAATCTGAACATTACTGTCCACGTTTCTGGAACAAGAAACTGGTTCTAAATTATCCTAAATGCTCAGATCCTGCAATCATAAAAAATCAAATATTCGGATGCAGTTGCTGGTGGGAAGaattttttggtgaactgaCCCTTAAAATATGTATCTACAGCAGCTAGTTTGAGGATTAAATAGCTCAGTtaaacttttattaaatttataTTCCTTGGGAGGGATGTTTGTAATGTTCCTCATCTTGTAAAGAATGTATGTTATGTTATGAATGACCGGTGAGCAGAAGTCAGTGGGGAAAATAGGATTACAGTTTGTGTAACTGTGCACTCTGCCTCCTGTGGCTTAGCGTGTCGCCCGCTTTAGTTCCACAATCACATGTCGAAAACACGTTGAGCagctcacaaacacagaccagtTACATTTAAATGCAACAGCTAATGTAGACACCTTATCATAAGAAAGAGCCGCTGACTGGCTTATTggctttgctgttttttttttaggtctttttcattttctgcagttCAGTGCAGGGAGGTGCTGTTGTTTTACACGTGGTTCTCCCTCAGGGGATTCTGGTATTTCAGATATGAGGTTTGTCTTTGGTGCAGTTTCCTCCTCGCTCTTCACATCATCATTTTTCCGCTGCAAGGTTAAACGAACCGTGTGTATGACGACTGTGACTAGTGGTTAGTGTCTGGTTTGGACTTTGCTTCAGGTGGACTTGGCAGTgtttttgctctgtgtgtggagGCATGCAGCCGGACCAGGCCTTATGTCATGTGACAGTGTTGATGATAATCATTGAATGTTTTTTCCGGCTGCATCATGCTGCCTTTcctgtgtgcttttatttttatgactCCCTCTTGATCAGAGCAGGAAATGTTTGAATACTGCTG comes from the Hippoglossus stenolepis isolate QCI-W04-F060 chromosome 5, HSTE1.2, whole genome shotgun sequence genome and includes:
- the LOC118110118 gene encoding FYVE, RhoGEF and PH domain-containing protein 6 produces the protein MNSGMHKPPLAPKPKLVQAQRPGVSPSTTRRAGLSLPSPGMPRRVKPVLAPKPCLSKLTSATVGTKPIASKSLHQTSVTENPCAVGLVNSQNGIQQENKKPDWDYIIPICLCSQENCQCVRSTAASRDKTEKELQKGKSEEKRKIPQTSRGVVESGERMDASKSHVMSDKPPQSASTNTHLTHHKPLQERLNLDKNPHTDITSSPVVNVRPSLPHSTRSDESNGNVTPQGPPGRGPKEDALGSGQLSCVTQPKPVPVPRKPRAAVLAAQEKVEEQREETMSMQEGREMNVREVKVSSEGKDSAPLSVSVPVSENKQPIVLTVRKVSAPPAPPPKKKPFLSAPESVPPEMLPKDVDEEDLGWDSSVYEMEVSVDMENEEVDKEMEGKEDQERVFTHCPTSSFLLNQPDISQPPAVTVAAQNVAHRALPKKPQRHSSHKTLIQRKESSEEKESGKLGDNEKRQEVLPRQDCVLRERAMRELPLPPDEKARRSLLPPGIMKPPRSSLGKQRAKSFSGADLVCSDTPRKNSFRKLLDLKLSVKMLPKRKARGGQSLDCTANDNEQSVDNHQDACQNLSEHLRLERKSSCPLIGVEQSVDGDDVPPGMDHYENIRHYEEIPDYENVYVGKAGSSPGASFLQPPAWQGDMYNDEGIYEEQEPYMTFEKNTGNQQCHTPTDYERSSASEEVEPLGDGPSDDDYMVNTLSSDEEDENDSSSISSKGDAEQSEESASGQKKSKIHHIATEIMSSESVFVDVLKLLHVDFRDVVSKSSRQNGKPVIEERLLNQILYYLPQLYELNQDLLRELKQRLAKWDESAQLADIFLKKGPYLKMYSTYIREFDKNVALLEEHTKRNPAFGAVVREFEATPRCAGLALKHYLLKPIQRIPQYQMLLTDYLKNLSENSGDYKDTQAALALVKEVANHANDIMKQGDNFQKLIQVQCSLNGHHEIVQPGRIFLKEGVLMKLARKVMQPRKFFLFNDMLLYTTPVQSGQYKLNNLLCLAGMRVSKPSQEAYQNELNIESVERSFILSASSARERDEWLGAISTAICDYTRKKISFITGKPLEEVELTDGGDGAPLGSKAPIWIPDPRTTMCMICTCEFSLTWRRHHCRACGKVVCQSCSSNKHCLEYLKNQLARVCDQCFIVLQQQKSEGSISAALSPGGRNTFAFSRKQKKKPAALKEVSANTDNSSMSGYLQRSKGNKKQGKRLWFVIKDKVLYTYAASEDVAALESQPLLGFMLKVDSSQKLQFKLYHKNTLHHIFKADDTQTAQRWIDSFKESTVL